In Streptomyces sp. NBC_01426, one genomic interval encodes:
- a CDS encoding WXG100 family type VII secretion target, with translation MTNNFGLADDPVVKAANKISETAQAVTTQSRELADIVATVSAGWTGVGAGGFAKAQEDINLDHDKIRRLLGVLHHAISQTKNLSNAQDEDVRATFAAANKSGLNNI, from the coding sequence ATGACGAACAATTTCGGACTCGCGGACGATCCGGTCGTCAAGGCGGCCAACAAGATCTCCGAGACGGCCCAGGCCGTCACCACCCAGTCCCGTGAACTGGCCGACATCGTCGCGACGGTGAGCGCTGGTTGGACCGGTGTGGGCGCCGGTGGATTCGCCAAGGCCCAGGAGGACATCAACCTGGACCACGACAAGATCCGCCGCCTGCTCGGGGTGCTGCACCACGCGATCTCGCAGACCAAGAACCTGAGCAACGCCCAGGACGAGGACGTGCGAGCGACCTTCGCCGCCGCCAACAAGTCCGGTCTGAACAACATCTGA
- the eccE gene encoding type VII secretion protein EccE, producing the protein MATATRSQTTPAAPAGDGVTPHPRSGPGRFGPFRLQQLVLLQVAAAALLVAWVVEPLLLMPAGALASVLVVLAVVRRRRRSLPEWLAGSLALRARRRRAAAFAVPAGTEPGLAPLVEADPALRTLTFGDRDRRPVGMVGDGTFLTAVVQVDTDATALRPDRGARPLPLALVRDILEVDGIRLESAQLVLHTQPAPAPRLPARSMATLNYAPLQARTGTPAVRLTWVALKLDPELCPEAVTARGGGLGGAQRCLVRAADQLASRLTGAGFRATVLTEQELTGALATSSCANPMAITQAGRSAGSGRRTEETSRTWRCDDRRHTTYWIGRWPRLGGSGATLPRFVALLTSLPALATNFSLTMAPAGRQGVTLTGHVRVTGRSDEELVAARRELERTARGVKTDLVRLDREQVPGLLASLPLGGAR; encoded by the coding sequence ATGGCCACCGCGACGCGGTCGCAGACGACCCCGGCCGCACCCGCGGGCGACGGGGTGACACCGCATCCGAGGTCGGGTCCGGGGCGGTTCGGTCCGTTCCGATTGCAACAGCTCGTTCTGCTCCAGGTCGCCGCGGCGGCGCTGTTGGTGGCGTGGGTGGTGGAGCCGCTGCTGCTGATGCCGGCCGGCGCCCTCGCGTCGGTCCTGGTGGTGCTCGCGGTCGTCCGCCGGCGCCGGCGGTCCCTGCCGGAGTGGCTCGCCGGCTCCCTCGCGCTGCGGGCCCGCCGGCGCCGGGCCGCCGCCTTCGCCGTGCCCGCCGGGACCGAACCGGGGCTGGCCCCGCTGGTCGAGGCCGATCCGGCGTTGCGGACCCTGACGTTCGGGGACCGCGATCGGCGGCCGGTCGGGATGGTGGGCGACGGGACGTTCCTGACCGCGGTCGTACAGGTGGACACGGACGCCACCGCGCTGCGGCCGGACCGGGGTGCGCGACCGCTACCGCTCGCCCTCGTACGGGACATCCTCGAAGTGGACGGGATCCGCCTGGAGTCCGCCCAGTTGGTGCTGCACACCCAACCCGCGCCGGCGCCGCGCCTGCCGGCCCGGTCGATGGCCACGCTCAACTACGCCCCGCTACAGGCCCGCACCGGCACGCCCGCGGTGCGATTGACGTGGGTGGCGCTGAAACTCGACCCGGAGCTGTGCCCCGAGGCCGTCACCGCGCGCGGCGGCGGGCTCGGCGGCGCCCAGCGGTGTCTGGTGCGGGCCGCCGATCAGTTGGCGAGCCGGCTGACGGGGGCCGGGTTCCGCGCCACGGTGCTGACCGAGCAGGAACTCACGGGCGCGCTGGCGACGTCCTCGTGCGCGAACCCGATGGCGATCACCCAGGCGGGCCGGTCGGCCGGGTCGGGGCGACGCACGGAGGAGACCTCGCGGACCTGGCGCTGCGACGACCGCCGGCACACCACGTACTGGATCGGCCGCTGGCCGCGGCTGGGCGGTTCCGGGGCCACGCTCCCCCGGTTCGTGGCGCTGCTGACCTCCCTGCCGGCCCTGGCGACGAACTTCAGCCTCACGATGGCCCCCGCCGGGCGACAGGGCGTCACGTTGACCGGGCACGTACGGGTGACCGGGCGCAGTGACGAGGAGTTGGTCGCCGCCCGGCGCGAACTGGAGCGGACGGCGCGGGGTGTGAAGACCGACCTCGTACGTCTGGACCGGGAACAGGTGCCGGGGCTGCTGGCCTCGCTGCCGCTGGGAGGCGCGCGATGA
- the mycP gene encoding type VII secretion-associated serine protease mycosin, producing MPETPMPRPRPSRAPRASGALRPGPARVSARAALLTSALALVTVPAAGAAAAPRASYAPSPAYAVSPAYASYASRVSGAGECTFPMKKQIADRPWALQRVLLDSLWARTKGKAKDGTSIRVAVIDTGVDRANPQLSGALDIAAGKDFVAPEGGDGTADTVGHGTKVAGLIAARPQEGTGFVGLAPEATVIPIRQNDGQGNGNAATLAKAIDHALAKGAHVINISQDTDAQLSADSDLAKAVRRAIDAKVVVIASAGNDGLGGRKRKTYPAAFPDVLAVGSSDRNNERASFSQPGDFVGVAAPGVDMVSTVPGFGQCIDNGTSFSAPYVAGLAALLRAEHMDWTPRQIVWQIQNTAERAVNSRDDYVGWGVVDPVRAVTQDSEPPKPPVPDPGPPPAAAPEAARLTLTETAQEREERLGTYALGIGVVLIGVIAGAATVIRDARRRRLQ from the coding sequence ATGCCCGAGACGCCGATGCCCCGCCCCCGCCCCTCCCGCGCACCCCGTGCCTCCGGGGCCCTGCGACCCGGTCCGGCGCGCGTGAGCGCGCGGGCCGCGCTCCTCACCTCCGCCCTCGCGCTCGTCACGGTCCCGGCCGCGGGCGCCGCCGCCGCGCCCCGGGCCTCGTACGCCCCGTCCCCCGCATACGCCGTGTCCCCCGCATACGCCTCGTACGCCTCCCGGGTCTCCGGAGCCGGTGAGTGCACCTTCCCCATGAAGAAGCAGATCGCCGATCGCCCGTGGGCCCTGCAACGGGTGCTCCTCGACTCCCTCTGGGCTCGGACCAAGGGCAAGGCCAAGGACGGGACGAGCATCCGCGTCGCGGTCATCGACACCGGCGTGGACCGGGCGAACCCGCAGCTCAGCGGGGCCCTCGACATCGCCGCAGGCAAGGATTTCGTTGCCCCCGAGGGCGGCGACGGCACGGCCGACACCGTCGGCCACGGCACCAAGGTCGCCGGACTGATCGCGGCCCGCCCGCAGGAGGGAACCGGCTTCGTCGGCCTCGCCCCCGAGGCCACCGTCATCCCCATCCGGCAAAACGACGGCCAGGGCAACGGCAACGCCGCCACCCTCGCCAAGGCCATCGACCACGCCCTGGCCAAGGGCGCACACGTGATCAACATTTCCCAGGACACCGACGCGCAGCTGAGCGCGGACTCCGACCTGGCCAAGGCCGTCAGGCGCGCCATCGACGCGAAGGTCGTGGTGATCGCCTCGGCGGGCAACGACGGCCTCGGCGGCCGGAAACGCAAGACCTACCCGGCGGCCTTCCCCGACGTCCTCGCCGTGGGCTCCTCCGACCGCAACAACGAGCGGGCCTCCTTCTCTCAACCCGGCGACTTCGTCGGCGTCGCGGCCCCCGGCGTCGACATGGTCTCCACCGTCCCCGGCTTCGGCCAGTGCATCGACAACGGGACGAGCTTCTCCGCACCGTACGTCGCCGGCCTGGCCGCCCTGCTGCGCGCCGAGCACATGGACTGGACCCCGCGACAGATCGTCTGGCAGATCCAGAACACCGCCGAGCGCGCCGTCAACAGCCGCGACGACTACGTCGGTTGGGGGGTCGTCGACCCGGTCCGCGCGGTCACCCAGGACAGTGAACCCCCGAAGCCCCCCGTCCCGGACCCCGGGCCGCCACCCGCGGCCGCCCCGGAGGCCGCGCGACTGACTCTCACCGAGACCGCCCAGGAGCGCGAGGAGCGCCTCGGCACGTACGCCCTCGGGATCGGCGTGGTCCTCATCGGCGTCATCGCGGGGGCCGCCACCGTCATCCGCGACGCCCGCCGCCGCCGTTTGCAGTGA
- the eccB gene encoding type VII secretion protein EccB, with protein MASRRDELNAYTFAKRRTVAAFLQPSATGTEEGAPRPLRAVLPGVVVGALVLVGFGAWGMFKPQAPKGWAEPGATVIVGKQSTTRYVVLSTEINGKARTRLHPVLNLSSARLLLDPSKFKVVQIDDRILDAGKPPRGPIIGIPYAPDRLPTAADAGKAKRWAVCQQPGGNGQGVQTATFVLADREAGRVDDAGKVTGGQLLYVRNTGGAKERYLVDAGGTKYRFPEGTPDAGTLTTALVGTGAVPQSVTEQWLATLNPGDDLAFPQLPGTPGAGANVQGLATTDNKVGMVLTAQTGVGTQHYVVLPGRVAPISEFIAWLLISAPATDTLDMHGKAREIDLQSLDPDATPYKSEVRWPQRRGPQLNRVAPTAGAPSGSEQRDTVCNVLRSVDGQGRQTLSTWAGTGFPLDITAGGTSSYVTPGTGLLYTQTQGRQTTAGGSLFLVTDTGLRYAVQANGDSDAERSKIGAGAPKDPAADGRPEASQAQIRLGYGAVTPAMVPLAWSEFLSKGPRLDTNSARQPQGS; from the coding sequence ATGGCATCACGACGTGATGAGCTCAACGCGTACACCTTTGCGAAGCGGCGTACGGTGGCGGCCTTCCTCCAGCCGTCCGCCACCGGCACCGAGGAGGGGGCGCCCAGGCCGCTGCGCGCCGTCCTGCCCGGAGTGGTCGTCGGGGCACTGGTGTTGGTGGGCTTCGGAGCCTGGGGCATGTTCAAACCGCAGGCCCCCAAGGGCTGGGCCGAGCCGGGTGCCACGGTCATCGTCGGCAAACAGTCCACGACCCGCTACGTGGTCCTGTCCACCGAGATCAACGGCAAGGCCCGGACCCGGCTGCACCCGGTGCTGAACCTGTCCTCCGCCCGACTCCTCCTGGATCCCTCGAAGTTCAAGGTCGTCCAGATCGACGACAGGATCCTCGACGCCGGCAAGCCGCCGCGCGGCCCGATCATCGGCATCCCCTACGCCCCCGACCGGCTGCCCACCGCCGCGGACGCCGGCAAGGCCAAGCGCTGGGCGGTCTGCCAACAGCCCGGCGGCAACGGCCAGGGCGTACAGACCGCCACCTTCGTGCTCGCCGACCGCGAGGCGGGACGCGTGGACGACGCCGGCAAGGTCACCGGCGGCCAACTGCTGTACGTCCGGAACACCGGCGGCGCCAAGGAGCGCTACCTCGTCGACGCGGGCGGCACCAAGTACCGCTTCCCCGAGGGCACGCCGGACGCGGGCACCCTCACCACCGCCCTCGTCGGTACCGGCGCCGTCCCGCAGTCCGTCACCGAGCAGTGGCTGGCCACCCTCAACCCCGGCGACGACCTGGCCTTCCCCCAACTGCCCGGCACGCCCGGCGCCGGCGCGAACGTGCAGGGCCTGGCCACCACCGACAACAAGGTCGGCATGGTGCTCACCGCGCAGACCGGCGTCGGCACCCAGCACTACGTGGTCCTGCCCGGACGGGTCGCCCCGATCTCGGAGTTCATTGCCTGGCTGCTGATCTCCGCACCTGCGACCGACACCCTCGACATGCACGGCAAGGCCCGCGAGATCGACCTCCAGTCGCTCGACCCGGACGCCACCCCCTACAAGAGCGAGGTCAGATGGCCGCAGCGACGCGGCCCCCAGCTCAACCGCGTCGCGCCGACCGCCGGCGCCCCCTCGGGAAGCGAGCAGCGCGACACCGTCTGCAACGTCCTGCGCTCGGTCGACGGTCAGGGCAGGCAGACCCTCAGCACCTGGGCCGGCACCGGATTCCCCCTCGACATCACCGCCGGCGGCACCAGCTCGTACGTCACCCCCGGCACGGGTCTGCTCTACACCCAGACGCAGGGCCGGCAGACCACCGCCGGGGGATCCCTGTTCCTGGTCACCGACACCGGCCTGCGCTACGCGGTGCAGGCCAACGGCGACAGCGACGCCGAGCGGTCGAAGATCGGCGCCGGCGCCCCGAAGGACCCGGCCGCCGACGGGCGTCCGGAGGCGAGCCAGGCGCAGATCCGGCTCGGCTACGGCGCCGTCACCCCGGCCATGGTGCCCCTCGCGTGGTCCGAGTTCCTCTCCAAGGGCCCGCGACTGGACACCAACTCCGCCCGCCAGCCGCAGGGTTCGTGA
- a CDS encoding WXG100 family type VII secretion target translates to MVDPGHTRVRYETVQQMADRIRIVSNNILKDLAEMEQAVKVVTDTWDGEAHREYVALQTKYKAAADHMQKQLETVAKLIEAGKGDYRATDVKASRLFTEAY, encoded by the coding sequence ATGGTTGACCCCGGCCACACCCGGGTTCGGTACGAGACCGTCCAGCAGATGGCCGACCGCATCCGGATCGTGTCGAACAACATCCTCAAGGACCTGGCCGAGATGGAGCAGGCCGTCAAGGTCGTCACCGACACGTGGGACGGTGAAGCGCACCGCGAGTACGTGGCCCTCCAGACGAAGTACAAGGCCGCGGCCGACCACATGCAGAAGCAGCTGGAGACCGTCGCCAAGCTCATCGAGGCCGGCAAGGGCGACTACCGCGCCACCGACGTGAAGGCCTCGCGCCTGTTCACCGAGGCCTACTGA
- the eccCa gene encoding type VII secretion protein EccCa, whose translation MSQIVVKRPPRALPPEVPSDDLRMEAPPELPRGQQEGMLMQLLPMLGMGSSVVFFFMPGTAPFMRVMGVLMLASTVGMVIAQLVRHRRGTQGQMADVRRDYMKYLAQTRRQVRRTARAQRDAQWYLHPAPEQLWSVVAEGSRLWERRVGDADFGQARLGLGPQRLSTALVAPDTAPVDELEPLTAGAMQRFLKVHSSLDGLPVAVSIRAFYHVTVSGETESARGTARALVAQLTTLHSPEDLMVAVVAAPGAVPSWDWTKWLPHTQVPGQVDGAGTKRLFGDDLGELEGLLAPRLEGRPRFSREVSPVLDQPHLVIVLDGGIVPPDSVFAAVEGLQGVTVVEVVPGELDEPRGGLSVVVRPGRLRLESGAGIAYEGVPDTLSLPAAEALARQLAPLRTGGGDEDEPLLANLDFTDLLNLGDAASIDVSRTWRPRSAGERLRVPIGVGEDGSPVMLDLKEAAQEGMGPHGLCVGATGSGKSELLRTLVLGLAVTHTSETLNFVLADFKGGATFTGMGQMPHVAAVITNLADDLTLVDRMGDSIRGELQRRQELLRSAGNYANVHDYEKARAAGAPLEPLASLVLVIDEFSELLTAKPDFIDMFIQIGRIGRSLGVHLLLASQRLEEGKLRGLDTYLSYRVGLRTFSAAESRTALGVPDAYHLPSVPGSGYLKFGMDEMTRFKAAYVSGTYRSGGPDLSVGLFPLERRPVRFTAAPVPVVYAAPDPAYLAARAAAQGGDAQADTVLDVIVGRLEGQGVPAHQVWLPPLDQAPPLDQLLPALAPSAERGLHAQGYTRPGGLVVPLGLIDKPFEQRREVLYRDFSGAAGHMMVVGGPQSGKSTLMRTLISSFALTHTPREVQFYGLDFGGGGLSSLAELPHVGGIASRLDPERVRRAVAEVAGILDRREEFFRAHGIDSMGTYRRRRAAGDLPGEAWGDVFLIVDGWGGFRTEYEGLEPVVTDIAGRGLGYGIHVVVTAARYMEVRSALKDQMLSRLELRLGDVMDSEFDRRVAANVPTGMPGRGQVPEKLHFLGALPRIDGSHSAEDLSEATAAFVASVKEAWTGASAPGVRLLPRLLHADQLPKGGEYPSRGISIGIGETDLEPVFVDFETDPFFLVFGESESGKTNLLRLIARQIADRYTPDQAKLVVGDYRRGLLGALPEEHLLEYAPMASSLQMHMEALGGVFSRRRPPDDVTPQQLRDRSWWTGPDVFIIIDDYDLVASSQGNPLAALVEFLPFARDTGVRFIIARNAAGASRSLYEPFMQRIKELGAQGVVLSGDPSEGDLIGSVRPRPMPPGRGYYASRKRGTSLVQIGRLPNSAV comes from the coding sequence GTGAGCCAGATCGTCGTCAAGCGCCCGCCCCGGGCGCTGCCGCCCGAAGTCCCTTCGGACGACCTGAGGATGGAGGCGCCGCCGGAGCTGCCGCGCGGGCAGCAGGAGGGCATGCTGATGCAGCTCCTGCCGATGCTCGGCATGGGTTCGTCGGTCGTCTTCTTCTTCATGCCGGGTACGGCGCCGTTCATGCGCGTGATGGGCGTGCTGATGCTGGCGTCGACCGTGGGCATGGTGATCGCCCAGTTGGTGCGTCACCGGCGCGGTACGCAGGGGCAAATGGCGGACGTGCGGCGGGACTACATGAAGTACCTGGCGCAGACGCGCCGGCAGGTGCGCAGGACGGCGCGGGCGCAGCGCGACGCGCAGTGGTACCTGCACCCGGCCCCGGAGCAGCTGTGGTCGGTGGTGGCCGAGGGATCACGGCTGTGGGAACGGCGGGTCGGGGACGCGGACTTCGGGCAGGCGCGGCTGGGGCTGGGCCCGCAGCGACTGTCGACCGCGTTGGTGGCTCCGGACACGGCGCCGGTGGACGAGTTGGAGCCGCTGACGGCGGGCGCGATGCAGCGGTTCCTGAAGGTGCACTCCTCGTTGGACGGGCTGCCGGTGGCGGTGTCGATCCGGGCGTTCTACCACGTGACGGTGTCCGGGGAGACGGAGTCGGCGCGCGGGACGGCGCGGGCGTTGGTGGCGCAGTTGACGACGTTGCACTCCCCCGAGGACCTGATGGTGGCCGTGGTGGCCGCGCCGGGGGCGGTGCCCTCGTGGGACTGGACGAAGTGGTTGCCGCACACGCAGGTGCCGGGTCAGGTGGACGGCGCCGGCACGAAGCGGCTGTTCGGTGACGACCTGGGTGAGCTGGAGGGGTTGTTGGCCCCGCGCCTGGAGGGGCGGCCGCGCTTCAGCCGGGAGGTCTCCCCCGTGTTGGACCAGCCGCACCTGGTGATCGTGCTGGACGGCGGGATCGTGCCGCCGGACTCGGTGTTCGCGGCGGTCGAGGGCCTCCAGGGCGTGACCGTCGTCGAGGTGGTCCCGGGAGAGCTCGACGAGCCGCGCGGCGGCTTGTCCGTGGTGGTGCGGCCGGGTCGGTTGCGACTGGAGTCGGGCGCCGGCATCGCGTACGAGGGGGTGCCGGACACCCTGTCGTTGCCCGCGGCGGAGGCCTTGGCCCGGCAGTTGGCGCCGTTGCGCACGGGTGGCGGTGACGAGGACGAGCCCTTGTTGGCGAATCTGGACTTCACGGACCTGCTGAACCTGGGTGACGCGGCCTCCATCGACGTGTCGCGGACGTGGCGGCCCCGGTCGGCCGGCGAGCGGTTGCGCGTGCCGATCGGAGTGGGCGAGGACGGCTCCCCGGTCATGCTGGACCTCAAGGAGGCCGCCCAGGAGGGCATGGGTCCGCACGGTCTGTGTGTGGGTGCGACCGGCTCCGGGAAGTCGGAGCTGCTGCGGACGCTGGTGTTGGGCCTGGCGGTCACGCACACCTCGGAGACGCTGAACTTCGTCCTCGCCGACTTCAAGGGTGGTGCGACGTTCACGGGCATGGGGCAGATGCCGCACGTGGCGGCGGTGATCACCAACCTGGCGGACGACCTGACGCTCGTGGACCGCATGGGCGACTCGATCCGCGGCGAGTTGCAGCGCCGGCAGGAGTTGCTGCGGTCGGCGGGCAACTACGCGAACGTCCACGACTACGAGAAGGCGCGGGCGGCCGGTGCGCCGCTGGAGCCGTTGGCCTCGCTGGTGTTGGTCATCGACGAGTTCTCCGAACTGTTGACGGCGAAGCCCGACTTCATCGACATGTTCATCCAGATCGGTCGCATCGGGCGTTCGCTGGGCGTGCACCTGTTGCTGGCGTCGCAGCGGCTGGAGGAGGGCAAGCTGCGCGGGCTGGACACCTACCTCTCCTATCGGGTGGGTCTGCGGACGTTCTCGGCGGCCGAGTCGCGGACCGCGCTCGGGGTGCCGGACGCGTACCACCTGCCGTCGGTGCCGGGTTCGGGGTACCTGAAGTTCGGTATGGACGAGATGACCCGCTTCAAGGCGGCGTACGTGTCGGGCACCTACCGTTCGGGCGGGCCCGACCTGTCGGTGGGGCTGTTCCCGTTGGAGCGCCGGCCCGTGCGGTTCACGGCGGCGCCGGTGCCGGTGGTGTACGCCGCGCCGGACCCGGCGTACCTGGCGGCGCGGGCCGCCGCGCAGGGGGGCGACGCGCAGGCGGACACGGTGCTGGACGTGATCGTGGGCCGGCTGGAGGGGCAGGGCGTGCCGGCGCACCAGGTGTGGCTGCCGCCGCTGGACCAGGCGCCGCCGCTGGACCAGTTGCTGCCGGCCCTGGCCCCTTCGGCGGAGCGCGGGTTGCACGCGCAGGGGTACACGCGGCCCGGCGGGCTCGTCGTGCCGCTCGGCCTGATCGACAAGCCGTTCGAGCAGCGGCGTGAGGTGTTGTACCGGGACTTCTCGGGCGCGGCGGGCCACATGATGGTGGTGGGCGGTCCGCAGTCGGGCAAGTCGACGCTGATGCGGACGTTGATCTCCTCGTTCGCGTTGACGCACACCCCGCGCGAGGTGCAGTTCTACGGTCTGGACTTCGGCGGCGGCGGTCTGTCGTCGCTCGCGGAGCTGCCGCACGTGGGCGGGATCGCCTCGCGGCTCGATCCGGAGCGGGTGCGCCGGGCGGTCGCGGAGGTCGCGGGCATCCTCGACCGGCGCGAGGAGTTCTTCCGCGCCCACGGCATCGACTCGATGGGCACCTACCGTCGGCGGCGCGCGGCGGGCGATCTGCCCGGCGAGGCGTGGGGCGACGTGTTCCTGATCGTGGACGGGTGGGGCGGTTTCCGTACCGAGTACGAGGGCCTGGAGCCGGTCGTCACGGACATCGCCGGCCGCGGTCTGGGGTACGGGATCCACGTGGTGGTGACGGCCGCGCGCTACATGGAGGTGCGGTCCGCGCTGAAGGACCAGATGTTGAGTCGGCTGGAACTGCGGCTCGGCGACGTCATGGACTCGGAGTTCGACCGGCGGGTCGCCGCGAACGTCCCCACGGGGATGCCGGGTCGCGGTCAGGTGCCGGAGAAGCTGCACTTCCTGGGCGCGCTGCCGCGGATCGACGGTTCGCACAGCGCGGAGGACCTGTCGGAGGCCACGGCGGCGTTCGTGGCCTCGGTGAAGGAGGCGTGGACGGGCGCATCGGCTCCCGGCGTGCGGCTGCTGCCGCGGTTGCTCCACGCCGATCAGCTGCCCAAGGGCGGGGAGTACCCCTCGCGCGGGATCTCGATCGGCATCGGGGAGACGGACCTGGAGCCGGTGTTCGTCGACTTCGAGACCGATCCGTTCTTCCTGGTCTTCGGCGAGAGCGAGTCGGGCAAGACGAACCTGTTGCGGCTCATCGCCCGGCAGATCGCCGACCGGTACACCCCCGACCAGGCCAAACTGGTGGTCGGCGACTACCGGCGGGGGCTGCTCGGGGCGCTCCCGGAGGAGCACCTGTTGGAGTACGCGCCGATGGCGAGTTCCCTCCAGATGCACATGGAGGCGCTGGGCGGGGTGTTCTCCCGGCGCCGGCCGCCCGATGACGTGACCCCGCAGCAGTTGCGGGACCGCAGTTGGTGGACGGGCCCGGACGTCTTCATCATCATCGACGACTACGACCTGGTCGCGAGCAGTCAGGGCAATCCGCTGGCCGCGCTGGTGGAGTTCCTGCCCTTCGCCCGGGACACCGGCGTCCGCTTCATCATCGCCCGGAACGCGGCGGGGGCCTCGCGTTCCCTGTACGAGCCCTTCATGCAGCGGATCAAGGAGCTGGGGGCGCAGGGCGTGGTGCTGTCGGGCGACCCGTCCGAGGGTGACCTGATCGGCAGTGTCCGGCCGCGTCCGATGCCGCCGGGCCGGGGCTACTACGCCTCGCGCAAGCGGGGCACGTCGTTGGTGCAGATCGGGCGGTTGCCGAACTCCGCAGTGTGA
- a CDS encoding DUF397 domain-containing protein: protein MGSQQEKDELYALDISGVEWEGPPGTSPDEERVEIAKLPEGAVAMRSSLDRETVLRYTAAEWEAFVLGARDGEFDLR, encoded by the coding sequence ATGGGGTCCCAGCAGGAGAAGGACGAGCTGTACGCGCTCGACATCAGCGGTGTCGAGTGGGAGGGCCCGCCCGGGACGAGTCCCGACGAGGAGCGGGTCGAGATCGCCAAGCTTCCCGAGGGGGCGGTGGCCATGCGGTCCTCGCTGGACCGGGAGACGGTGCTGCGGTACACGGCCGCCGAGTGGGAGGCGTTCGTGCTCGGCGCCAGGGACGGCGAGTTCGACCTGCGCTGA